A single region of the Changchengzhania lutea genome encodes:
- a CDS encoding sugar transferase encodes MNYKSTFKPLLDFIAALAIVIVLSPVLLLTTILLFFANDGKPFFLQKRPGQHEKNFNIIKFKTMNDKTDFEGNLLSDTERLTTVGKIIRKTSIDEIPQLFNVLKGDMSLVGPRPLLPRYIPYYTSIEKRRHDVKPGITGLAQVNGRNLISWDNKLKLDVEYVENISLKLDISILFKTINKVLKSKDLIVDPSLVQPALDTLRKQQVNES; translated from the coding sequence ATGAACTACAAATCGACATTTAAACCCCTATTGGATTTTATAGCGGCATTAGCAATTGTAATTGTTTTATCCCCTGTATTGTTATTAACTACAATATTATTATTTTTCGCGAACGACGGGAAACCCTTCTTTTTACAAAAGCGACCAGGGCAACATGAGAAAAATTTTAATATCATTAAGTTTAAGACCATGAACGATAAGACTGATTTTGAAGGGAATCTTTTATCAGATACTGAGAGACTGACTACAGTTGGGAAAATTATTAGAAAAACATCCATTGATGAAATCCCTCAGCTTTTTAATGTGCTTAAAGGTGATATGTCCCTTGTGGGGCCAAGACCATTGCTCCCACGTTATATCCCCTATTATACCAGTATTGAAAAGAGAAGACATGATGTAAAGCCAGGTATAACAGGTCTGGCACAGGTAAATGGACGGAATCTTATTAGTTGGGATAATAAATTGAAGCTAGATGTTGAATATGTCGAAAATATATCTCTAAAGCTTGATATTTCAATTTTGTTTAAAACAATAAATAAAGTGTTGAAATCAAAAGATCTAATTGTCGACCCATCATTAGTTCAACCTGCATTAGACACTTTAAGAAAGCAACAAGTGAATGAGTCCTAA
- a CDS encoding GNAT family N-acetyltransferase, which translates to MKNSKHLNDITFIGSGISTSFTLLNFLNLLEQSNGKNKTIQITLIEKYSEFNTGIPYGSRSGFSTLLITSLKNFLIEPERQYFIAWLNENKHWLLEEFRTEGGKLSEKWLQSNKTDIDNNNWEELFIPRRFFGCYIDLKLKNKIKDLEENALVQITFISDEVIDLDKKDSKYDIYTANHGIINSKKVVLSVGSLPTKQLWRDKALIEEDNFMFINNPYQPELSSVLSKIKSFVSKREGKETNVLIVGANASALELLYKINDIKILGNSNKLKFAFLSTQGRVPDAEIDIIRQKEFKPMNLALLKKETSLTAKSIAEATYKDLDLSDDIGLGAASTVDKISSYFGSLLNKLDPNELEQFACYYGNDIGKRQRCAGVHYSNVVNSLKIENRFNHIAGRFSDLILNKHHDYSLKYLDTESGNELIYKNDFHLVINCVGSSNLQSDRIPPLIKNIINKGYCRPNESKIGFHVNQKLEATEDLYIMGPMLAGNVIEEKPVWHVEHCGRIIWLSEVLSKILITDFKSHKITDENTYTFEVRCLEKTSDIAYYKDLLKQHWSNNIYYVYEHLNYFRSETDSLKYFLFKKNGSDLILMPIILRTIKNNNGDILSYYDAITPYGYSGPLFNNTATENDIKYFWQHIDTWYFENSVITEFIRFSLNKNYLGYSGLLVSSLVNVKGALYDDFEKQWTAFLPKVRNNYRKAQSFNLEFKIYDADAITEDVILLFFYIYTETMKRHNAKDIYFFSLEYFKDLIFNNLSEFSIVFAYYENKTISTELIIKLNDTLYAFLGGTDANYYHCRPNDFLRVEVIKWAITNKYKWYVLGGGLKDNDGLYKHKKSLFPKDDDIMFYTGRKIINHEIYDLLCSNHSDEYAKIHIEEMEKYFFPLYRFHNR; encoded by the coding sequence TTGAAAAACTCAAAACATCTCAATGATATTACATTTATAGGCTCAGGCATATCAACGTCTTTTACCTTACTAAATTTTTTGAATTTATTAGAGCAGAGTAATGGTAAAAACAAAACCATTCAAATAACTCTAATTGAGAAATATTCTGAATTCAATACGGGTATTCCATATGGGTCAAGATCTGGTTTTTCTACTTTATTGATTACGTCATTAAAAAATTTCTTAATAGAACCAGAACGTCAGTATTTTATAGCTTGGTTAAATGAGAATAAACATTGGCTTTTGGAAGAGTTTAGAACCGAAGGCGGAAAACTCTCTGAAAAATGGCTGCAATCTAATAAAACTGATATTGACAATAATAACTGGGAGGAACTTTTTATTCCACGTCGTTTTTTCGGATGCTATATCGACTTAAAGTTAAAGAACAAGATTAAAGATCTGGAAGAAAACGCCTTAGTCCAAATAACATTTATTTCTGATGAGGTTATAGATTTGGATAAGAAGGATAGTAAATATGATATTTATACGGCTAATCACGGTATAATCAATTCAAAAAAAGTAGTTTTATCAGTAGGATCTTTGCCTACAAAACAATTGTGGAGAGATAAAGCATTGATTGAGGAAGATAACTTCATGTTCATTAATAACCCATATCAGCCAGAATTAAGTTCCGTTCTCAGTAAGATCAAATCATTTGTATCAAAACGAGAGGGAAAGGAAACGAATGTACTCATAGTAGGAGCTAATGCAAGTGCGCTGGAATTGCTCTATAAAATTAATGATATAAAAATCCTGGGAAATTCAAATAAGCTTAAATTTGCATTCCTATCCACTCAAGGACGAGTCCCGGACGCAGAAATAGATATCATTAGACAAAAAGAGTTTAAACCCATGAATCTAGCTCTTCTAAAAAAAGAAACTAGTTTAACTGCAAAGTCTATTGCTGAAGCAACTTATAAAGACTTAGATCTTTCCGATGATATTGGATTGGGCGCTGCATCAACTGTAGATAAAATTTCATCCTATTTCGGATCATTGCTCAACAAACTGGATCCTAATGAATTGGAACAGTTTGCATGTTATTATGGAAATGACATAGGGAAAAGACAGCGGTGTGCTGGTGTACACTATTCAAATGTTGTTAATTCTCTAAAAATCGAGAATCGATTTAACCATATTGCTGGTAGGTTTAGTGATTTAATTTTAAATAAACATCATGATTATTCATTAAAATATTTAGATACTGAAAGTGGTAATGAACTCATTTATAAAAATGATTTTCATTTAGTGATCAATTGTGTTGGCAGTAGCAATCTCCAGAGTGACCGTATTCCACCATTGATTAAAAATATTATCAATAAAGGCTATTGCCGGCCAAATGAATCAAAAATTGGATTTCATGTAAATCAAAAACTTGAAGCAACAGAGGATCTTTACATCATGGGACCAATGTTGGCGGGTAATGTGATAGAAGAAAAACCCGTGTGGCATGTAGAGCACTGTGGACGAATTATATGGCTATCAGAAGTATTGTCTAAAATACTTATCACCGATTTTAAAAGTCATAAAATCACAGATGAAAATACGTATACTTTTGAAGTAAGGTGCTTAGAAAAAACATCAGACATTGCTTATTATAAGGATCTATTAAAGCAACATTGGAGCAACAACATTTATTATGTATATGAACATCTAAATTATTTTAGAAGTGAAACAGATTCTTTAAAATACTTTCTTTTTAAAAAGAATGGCTCAGATTTAATTTTAATGCCAATTATTTTAAGAACAATTAAAAATAATAACGGAGACATCTTAAGTTATTATGATGCCATAACCCCTTACGGTTATAGTGGTCCGTTGTTTAATAATACGGCAACGGAAAACGACATAAAATACTTTTGGCAGCATATTGATACCTGGTATTTTGAAAATAGTGTAATCACAGAATTTATTCGGTTCAGTTTAAATAAAAATTATTTAGGCTATTCGGGGTTACTAGTGAGCTCTTTAGTAAATGTAAAAGGAGCACTATATGATGATTTTGAAAAACAATGGACTGCTTTTTTACCAAAAGTTAGAAATAATTATAGAAAAGCACAATCTTTTAATTTAGAATTTAAGATTTATGATGCAGATGCTATTACGGAAGATGTGATTTTGTTATTTTTTTATATTTATACGGAAACCATGAAACGGCATAATGCAAAAGATATCTATTTTTTCTCTTTAGAATATTTCAAGGACTTAATATTTAATAATTTATCGGAATTTTCAATAGTTTTTGCGTATTACGAAAATAAAACTATTTCTACTGAGCTAATCATAAAACTCAATGATACCCTATATGCGTTTTTAGGAGGCACAGATGCTAATTACTACCATTGTCGACCAAATGATTTCCTTAGAGTAGAAGTTATTAAGTGGGCCATTACCAATAAATATAAATGGTATGTGCTTGGTGGCGGTTTAAAGGACAATGATGGGCTGTATAAACACAAAAAGTCGCTATTCCCAAAAGATGATGATATCATGTTCTATACGGGTCGAAAAATAATTAATCATGAAATTTACGATTTGCTTTGCTCAAATCATTCGGATGAGTATGCTAAAATACATATCGAAGAAATGGAAAAATATTTTTTCCCATTGTATAGATTTCATAATCGATAA
- a CDS encoding carbamoyltransferase family protein — MIILGLNYYFHDSTACIVKDGELIAAIEEERLNRDKHTRCFPVLSIDRCLKIANLSYSDIDHIAVSIKPSHNLGKKVVYGLSNLKTLKPFINHELVHSYNKHKSFWNWFGKYWSRRSKGPQVHFIEHHLTHAAGSFFVSPYKEAALLGVDGSGEWATTWLGYGKANIVECLGQSYFPHSLGSFYEAVTQFCGFRTSYDEGKTMGLAPMGDASVFLEEVDKIISVNENGQLLFDLTYFNYQNMSWRRCSEKFYKIFGQPQKNGEDFKKHHMDVAAAFQRVLENKVLEICDILYKKTKSDYLVISGGVSLNSVMNGRIVRESKFKDVYIMPAAGDSGTAIGAAYFLYNGIFKKPRNFIHINPYVGTSYSNGDIEKVLIGAKLSYEYYPDVCEVGAKLLEKGKIIGWFQGAMEIGPRALGNRSILANPAFPQMKNKINSEVKFREAYRPFAPSALIESKNDFFDLEVEAPFMLKVCNVLNEKQKVIPAVTHVDGSARLQTVSKSSNFKYYSLIEKLGNKTGVPVVLNTSFNIQGEPIVESPQDAIRCFFSTGLDYLIIGDFLISKQF, encoded by the coding sequence ATGATAATATTAGGATTAAATTATTACTTTCATGATTCGACGGCTTGTATAGTAAAAGATGGAGAGCTAATTGCCGCTATTGAAGAAGAACGCTTGAATCGTGATAAACACACGAGGTGTTTTCCAGTCTTATCCATAGATAGATGTCTTAAAATAGCAAACCTATCATATAGTGATATTGATCATATAGCAGTATCAATTAAACCAAGCCATAATTTGGGGAAAAAAGTTGTATATGGATTGAGCAATTTAAAAACGCTTAAACCCTTCATCAATCATGAATTAGTTCACAGTTATAATAAGCATAAAAGTTTTTGGAATTGGTTTGGCAAATATTGGAGTAGGCGATCAAAAGGACCACAGGTACATTTCATCGAACATCACTTAACCCATGCTGCTGGTTCTTTCTTTGTTTCGCCCTATAAAGAGGCTGCATTATTGGGTGTCGATGGATCGGGAGAATGGGCAACCACTTGGTTAGGCTACGGTAAAGCAAATATTGTTGAATGTCTAGGGCAAAGTTATTTCCCTCATTCTTTGGGGTCTTTTTATGAAGCTGTAACACAGTTTTGCGGATTTAGAACAAGCTATGATGAAGGAAAAACGATGGGTCTTGCGCCTATGGGAGATGCCTCTGTTTTTTTAGAAGAAGTTGATAAAATTATTTCAGTAAACGAAAACGGACAATTACTTTTTGATCTCACTTACTTTAATTATCAAAATATGAGTTGGCGGAGATGTTCAGAAAAATTTTATAAAATTTTTGGCCAACCTCAAAAAAATGGAGAGGACTTTAAAAAACATCATATGGATGTTGCAGCTGCTTTTCAACGCGTTTTAGAAAATAAAGTATTAGAAATCTGTGATATCCTTTATAAAAAAACAAAATCAGATTATTTAGTTATTTCTGGCGGAGTATCACTTAACAGTGTTATGAATGGTAGAATTGTAAGAGAAAGCAAGTTCAAGGATGTATACATTATGCCTGCAGCAGGTGACAGCGGTACCGCAATTGGAGCAGCTTACTTTCTTTACAATGGGATATTTAAAAAGCCTAGAAATTTTATACACATAAATCCATATGTGGGAACAAGTTATTCTAATGGAGACATTGAAAAAGTATTAATAGGAGCTAAATTAAGTTATGAATATTATCCTGATGTCTGCGAGGTTGGAGCTAAACTTTTAGAAAAAGGAAAAATAATAGGATGGTTTCAGGGCGCAATGGAGATTGGGCCTAGGGCATTAGGGAATAGAAGTATTCTTGCTAATCCAGCTTTTCCACAAATGAAAAACAAAATCAATTCTGAAGTTAAATTTCGTGAAGCCTATCGACCATTTGCACCCTCTGCATTAATTGAATCTAAAAACGATTTTTTTGATCTTGAAGTTGAGGCGCCATTTATGCTTAAGGTTTGTAATGTACTAAACGAAAAACAAAAAGTTATACCAGCAGTAACACATGTTGATGGAAGTGCAAGATTGCAAACAGTATCCAAGAGTTCAAATTTCAAATATTATAGTCTTATTGAAAAACTAGGAAATAAAACAGGTGTTCCGGTTGTATTAAACACCAGTTTTAACATTCAAGGAGAACCTATAGTAGAATCCCCACAAGATGCTATTCGATGTTTTTTTTCTACAGGGTTGGATTATTTGATTATTGGTGATTTTTTAATTTCTAAACAATTTTAA
- a CDS encoding class I SAM-dependent methyltransferase, whose protein sequence is MTNTFSKKFEEQVIDAWGNRKDLSKIEKYLLPKYLTNNKLKVVEAGTASGIFSFYIEEQLGFKNIKAFDLIPKMIELAREKALAKKSKIDFVQADASNLNCFENNYFDYLVYLGQILCMVPKAYLSKSLNEAYRIGKKDSTYIFSFLDWNSRWFNPILSKVVNLVRFLNGIKTEKYYIPQVKTVDRSINWKFYKKEQHGILWIKKNAAIKLLKKTGFKIVKIYDEEELTHYRGVAFYIICKKV, encoded by the coding sequence ATGACAAACACATTTTCTAAAAAATTCGAAGAACAGGTTATTGATGCGTGGGGGAACAGAAAGGATTTAAGCAAGATTGAGAAATACTTGTTACCTAAATATTTAACAAATAATAAACTGAAAGTAGTAGAAGCAGGAACTGCCTCAGGTATTTTTTCTTTTTATATCGAAGAACAATTAGGGTTTAAAAACATTAAGGCCTTTGACCTTATTCCTAAAATGATTGAATTGGCTAGAGAGAAAGCTTTAGCTAAGAAGTCAAAAATTGATTTTGTACAGGCAGACGCCTCAAATTTAAATTGTTTTGAAAACAATTATTTTGATTACCTGGTATATCTAGGACAAATTTTATGCATGGTCCCTAAGGCGTATTTATCAAAATCATTAAATGAAGCATATAGGATTGGTAAAAAAGATTCTACATATATATTTAGTTTTTTAGATTGGAACTCACGTTGGTTCAATCCGATACTGAGTAAAGTCGTGAATTTAGTTAGATTTCTCAATGGTATCAAAACAGAAAAATATTATATCCCACAAGTAAAAACTGTTGATAGATCAATAAATTGGAAATTCTATAAAAAAGAGCAACATGGCATTTTATGGATAAAAAAGAACGCAGCAATAAAATTGTTAAAGAAAACTGGCTTTAAAATCGTAAAAATCTATGATGAGGAGGAATTAACCCATTATAGAGGGGTCGCATTTTATATAATTTGTAAAAAGGTGTAA
- a CDS encoding class I SAM-dependent methyltransferase, translated as MELNNIIENSFPEDFETEVYKGWSQVPIYATRAEKYVFEKHLKDNSYKTLEAGTGGGRIAFFLEAELHFKNITAFDLVPKLIEHCKLKAIERDSNIEFLLSDVSNVEHFENQKFENILYTGQVLCMLPKHMLNDALLKAYTIGDTRSCYIFTFMDWDSRWYNPILSFLINFYRTITFQKLKIFYIPEVTQNARINKNFFNSKGYSILWIKKKHAIKKLEAAGFQIKSTYRESELKNGKGSVLFFICKKI; from the coding sequence ATGGAGCTTAATAATATTATAGAAAATAGTTTTCCAGAGGATTTTGAAACGGAAGTGTACAAGGGTTGGTCCCAAGTTCCAATATATGCTACTAGGGCTGAAAAGTATGTTTTTGAAAAACATCTTAAGGATAATTCGTATAAAACACTCGAAGCTGGAACTGGAGGAGGAAGAATTGCATTTTTTTTAGAGGCAGAATTGCATTTTAAAAACATTACCGCTTTTGATTTAGTCCCTAAATTAATTGAACATTGCAAATTAAAAGCAATTGAGAGAGATTCTAATATAGAATTTTTATTATCAGATGTTTCAAATGTAGAGCATTTTGAAAACCAGAAATTTGAAAATATTTTATATACGGGACAAGTATTGTGCATGCTTCCTAAACACATGTTGAATGATGCGCTGTTAAAGGCCTATACCATTGGAGATACTAGGAGCTGCTATATTTTTACATTTATGGACTGGGATTCAAGGTGGTATAATCCAATATTGAGTTTTCTGATTAATTTTTACAGAACGATAACATTTCAAAAACTAAAGATATTTTATATACCCGAAGTCACACAAAATGCACGTATAAATAAAAACTTTTTTAATTCAAAGGGTTATAGTATTCTATGGATTAAAAAGAAACATGCAATAAAAAAATTAGAAGCTGCAGGTTTTCAAATAAAATCCACATATAGAGAATCTGAATTAAAAAATGGAAAAGGAAGCGTTCTTTTTTTTATCTGTAAAAAAATTTAA
- a CDS encoding MBOAT family O-acyltransferase yields MVFNSIEFFIFLVTVFLLYWFVFKKSIKGQNILILIASYMFYGWWDWRFLSLIFLSTTVDYFIGLKIDANDKKSIRKSWLWISVIFNVGLLGFFKYYNFFVDSWIDMFSAFGYTIQSTWTLKVILPVGISFYTFQTMSYSFDIYYKKLKPTKDYLSFAAFVSFFPQLVAGPIERASNLLAQILNKRTFSYNQTTSGLKLILWGLFKKMVIADSLAPIVDDIFANYSSYPASTLILGVTLFSFQVYGDFSGYSDIAIGTAKLFGIELMSNFKFPNFSRNVAEYWQRWHVSLSTWFRHYIYIPLGGSRVSKLKSVRNIIIIFLVSGFWHGANWTFIFWGAFHALVFIPVFLMGRNTIYKNTVVAENSVFPTFTEIGQVLLTFAIVTFSRIFFRSESITDAFNFISRIGSDFSYQAYMHPMGYRMIDYYILIAVFVVYEYLIRKDERSPFKFKSKAVRFFVYSIVILSMLLFFDDNVDRSFIYFQF; encoded by the coding sequence ATGGTATTTAATTCTATTGAATTTTTTATATTTCTCGTTACAGTGTTCCTACTGTATTGGTTTGTTTTTAAAAAAAGTATTAAGGGGCAAAATATTCTTATTCTTATTGCCAGCTATATGTTTTATGGTTGGTGGGACTGGAGATTTCTATCCTTAATTTTCCTTAGCACAACCGTTGATTATTTTATAGGGCTCAAGATTGATGCAAATGATAAAAAATCCATAAGAAAATCATGGTTATGGATTAGTGTTATCTTTAATGTAGGTCTATTGGGCTTTTTTAAATATTACAACTTCTTTGTTGATTCCTGGATTGATATGTTTTCGGCATTCGGATACACCATCCAAAGCACATGGACACTTAAAGTGATACTTCCCGTGGGGATTTCGTTCTACACATTTCAAACCATGTCCTATTCGTTTGATATCTATTATAAAAAATTAAAACCTACTAAAGATTATTTGTCATTCGCAGCGTTTGTTAGCTTTTTTCCTCAGTTGGTGGCGGGTCCTATTGAACGTGCTTCAAATTTGTTAGCTCAGATTCTTAATAAGCGTACGTTTAGTTATAACCAAACTACAAGTGGTTTAAAGTTAATTTTATGGGGATTATTCAAAAAGATGGTCATTGCCGATTCATTGGCTCCGATAGTTGATGATATTTTTGCGAACTATTCGTCTTATCCGGCGTCAACGCTTATTTTAGGCGTTACCTTGTTTAGTTTTCAAGTGTACGGTGATTTTAGTGGGTATTCCGATATAGCTATTGGTACAGCAAAACTGTTTGGCATAGAACTCATGTCTAACTTTAAATTTCCGAATTTCTCTAGAAATGTGGCTGAATATTGGCAACGTTGGCATGTATCCTTATCAACATGGTTTAGGCATTATATATACATTCCGCTTGGTGGCTCTAGGGTGAGCAAGCTTAAATCTGTAAGGAATATTATCATCATATTTTTAGTTAGTGGTTTTTGGCATGGTGCCAATTGGACTTTTATTTTTTGGGGTGCTTTTCATGCCTTGGTGTTTATTCCTGTTTTTTTGATGGGAAGAAATACAATATATAAAAATACTGTTGTTGCTGAAAATTCTGTATTTCCAACTTTTACTGAAATTGGACAAGTACTCTTAACGTTTGCAATCGTTACCTTTTCACGAATCTTTTTTAGATCGGAATCTATAACGGATGCATTTAATTTTATCAGCAGGATAGGTTCTGATTTTAGTTATCAAGCCTATATGCACCCTATGGGTTACAGAATGATTGATTATTATATTCTAATAGCAGTGTTTGTAGTTTATGAATATCTTATCAGAAAAGATGAACGATCGCCATTTAAATTCAAATCTAAAGCCGTAAGATTTTTTGTTTATTCGATAGTTATATTGTCCATGCTACTGTTTTTTGATGATAATGTGGATAGATCTTTTATTTATTTCCAATTTTAA
- a CDS encoding NeuD/PglB/VioB family sugar acetyltransferase — protein MNKSVIIGAGTQGQVYASYLKEANIDILGFIDDDEKLIGKEVIGISVLGKYHDLFTNKFKNIITDIYCPIGQNVIRSQYLFNLKKEGYNIPSFFHHTVSIAPDVKLGEAVYMLPGNIVMPHTTIGNYIMINTDSTIAHHVILEDGVFMSSGVNVGASIIVRKNAYIGMGATVMTGIKEIGKETLIGAGSVVIRDVPDYSTVVGNPARIIKTSKPQ, from the coding sequence ATGAATAAATCCGTTATTATCGGTGCGGGAACTCAAGGCCAAGTGTATGCCTCATATTTGAAAGAAGCTAATATAGATATACTAGGCTTTATAGATGACGATGAAAAGTTAATAGGTAAAGAAGTAATTGGGATTTCAGTATTAGGTAAATATCATGATTTATTTACAAATAAGTTTAAAAATATTATTACTGATATTTATTGCCCAATAGGCCAAAATGTTATACGTTCACAGTATTTATTTAATTTAAAAAAAGAAGGTTATAACATACCCAGTTTTTTCCACCATACGGTTTCTATCGCACCAGATGTAAAATTAGGAGAAGCTGTTTACATGCTTCCTGGGAATATTGTAATGCCCCATACAACAATTGGTAATTATATCATGATTAATACAGATAGCACAATAGCTCATCATGTTATTTTAGAAGACGGAGTTTTTATGTCATCTGGAGTAAATGTTGGTGCATCAATTATTGTTAGAAAAAACGCATATATTGGCATGGGTGCTACTGTTATGACTGGTATTAAAGAAATTGGAAAAGAAACACTGATAGGTGCAGGATCAGTTGTTATTAGAGATGTTCCAGATTATTCTACAGTAGTAGGGAATCCCGCGCGAATTATTAAAACTTCAAAACCCCAATAA